The Aspergillus fumigatus Af293 chromosome 7, whole genome shotgun sequence genome includes the window ATAGGTTTAGTGAGGGTTAGATTTAATTTTAGCAGTTTGGTTATGCAACTCTAATCTATCTTCTAatagtagttatagttacCTATTTTAGTTAATTATAGGATAGTAGGTTATCCTTCCTACTATAAGATCTTCTTATACTAAGCTATAAGGGCCTTAAGGTAGTCTAgtaattaattatagctaggtATATACTATATTTCTACCTTTAGCTTAGGGTATAGTTTttctatagctatccttatTAGAGTTGCATAACTGAACTACTAAAATTAAATCTAACCCTCACTAAACCTGCAGTGGTTTAATTCAGTTCCTAGATTTAGAATCTATAGTAGATTCAGGGTAGGTTAGGGTTAGATCCAGGGGGTTAGCAGTTAAACTATAAGAAATTATTTTGCTTAGTAATTACTAATTTCTAGTATTTCTTAGGAGATATTAGTATTATTAAATAGCCTAGTATCTAGTCTATTTAGATTATGAATATTAATTCAAAATACCTAGTAGTTAGTAAGAtataagtaaataattattTCTATTATAGGTTGGTATGAaagtagtaatagtatatatatatatatattaaccttTAATAATCACTATAGTTAAAGAATGATTTTCTAACCACCACCTATTCAAGCCTATagataataaattaataaTTTAAATATAGATTAAAATAGCCATAATTACTATATATTTCATATAAAAATATTAATTTTCTTTAATAGGCCCTAGGCATAGGCCTAAGATAAGAGAAATTAAAATCTAAAAACTACTAAAATTTTGGTTATTACTAGGCCCTACCACCTATTAAGATAGGCTAATAACTTCCTATCTAGGCCTAGTAGTAGGTTTTGTAGTTAAACTTATACTAAATTAGAACAGATTAGGGTTAGTTCTGATTTCTAAAATCTAGACAAAACTACAGCAGTTTGGTTCTAATAAGGGTTAGACTCACCTAAACTCAGACTGAATGCAACTCtaggatcttatttatattattattaagtatcTAAGGCTTAGCTAGATGGTatttagagaggttatatagGAATATCCTTAGCTTAGTACTAGTATAAGctctatagctatcctatatagctagattagctagcttaaggccctctaatttattattacACTAGTTTATAATTACCCTTAACCTCTAGATAAGCTAAGTAAGGCTAGCCTAGTctagtataattattaaggtagtattactagtaatatcTAGTAGTATAGAACTAGGGTCTTAGtgatatataagtattataTTACTAGTCTAAAATAAATAGGATATATTTACTTTTATAATCCTTAATTTACTAGCTACCTAATCTATAGAAGGAGGGTTACTAAGTAGGCTTCTAATAAGGGACCTATAACTATACTTAAAAGTTAACTCTTAACTAGATTCTAGGCACTAGTTTAGTGGGCCTTTAGAGTCcttattattagactagttaatatattattaagtatttatatctagtaggcaTGTAGGGGAAGTAGTTTAAACTATAAGATAATTGGAGATAATTAGCCTAAGGGGTCCTAGCTAGTAAAATAATAGTAATTAGGCTGTGGCTATAAataagaatactaggttttaAGGGTGTATaaatatactagtaaaaatatatatactttaataattagaataaactacttagttTCTAttaagctatttagaactcctatttctactagaTATATTTAGATTAGggatataattacctaggcaagagggggcttgctgcTAGGGGCTtgctaggcttatattattccAAGTATATGACATGCAGGTTTAGTAAGGGTTAGATTTAAATTTAGCAGCTTGGTTATGCAACTCTAAGTATAGATTATtagattatataatctacTATAGATATCTCTGCAAGCTACTAAGTATTCTATAGTTTAGTAATTAGTTCTCCTTACTTAGGTAGTATATAGTTATCTTGCTCCCTTCATACTAGTCCTACTAAGTTACTAGTTGACCTTAGACCTTAAACAGCTGACCTTACATATACTTAGACCTTGATAATTCTATAAAAATAGAGACTAAGCTCATCTCTATGCCCCTAATTAGGGTTAACTTCTTTTAAAGGTATATATTACATGGTTCCAATTTCCATAGTAGTAAAAATTCTAGTATTAGAAACATATGCATAGGAGATGCGTTATGCTATAGCCTATAGAAACTTGTGAGGCCATCAGGCCAACTGTAGTTCTACTAGTCCTTAATCTAAGAACAGATACACCAACATTATCCAACCTCTTTTTACTCAGTATAGAGACGATTTTGCCCACATAAGAAATTTTCTGAATTCTACTTGATCAGGCCAAGTATAGGCGAGAGTAAAGCGGTAAAGTATCTCCAGGGTATTTATGACTGTATTATCAATGTAATCTGCACATCAAGGTCTATAAGGGAGATAAATAAACTAAACAACGTGGCCTTATTCTTCATACCTCTTGGCTTCTTTAAGAGCCTACCTAACCTAGAGGCTTATTCCGAGCTAGTAATATGATCTTCTAGTTTGCCCTGATCGCCCTACAGAATATATACGAAGTCTGAAATTACTTACACCATCCTACTACAGGGAACACACTACAGCGGATAGAATCACAATGGTAATCACAATGCCTAATTGGCCTGACATAGAGCTGACCCGCCATTCCTTCTATAGGTTCAAACTCCCCAGCAGCGAAGAGCAAATGAGAAGTTTGCGAAGCATGAGGCTGCAAAACGAGGCAAAGGGCAGACCACAGCAAAACCAAAACAGAAATCAAAGTCCCCATTGTCCACTGGATGGCTTGGTATGTACCACAGCAACTAGAAGCCACCTAGGGCATGACCAAATAGCTAAGACATCATAGTCATTCTTGCATTTGTTGTCTGCGGGGGAATTGCATTCGAACTTTTGAGGGTTATCCCAGCGATATGGTCAGCTGCGGCCACGATGCTCGGTCGCTTCATTGCCTAAATTGCTGCTTCAGCGTTGCGATCATCTCAAGCCTGTAAAACACAGAATGCTTTTCGAAGTGTGCCGCCTATTCTTCAGCCTCATCTTTCCAACAATTCAAAGCCACGTCGAATCCATCTGTTGAATATTCGGACCCAGAGCGAATATCAAGCAGAGACATAAGCAGAGATGATACTTTCTTACGCACGTGCATACCTCTCACGCGCAAATTACATTCATGCTGCTCCTTCCAAACGGCTTCATGCATCCAAACCATGAACCATAGACCCTAGGATGTAAAACCGTAGACAAACCGTCGGTATATGACATATGCACAATCATTGGCGATGCAACTATTCGACGAAAGTAGGATAGGACATTCACCTCACTAAGGTCTGCGTCGCACTGTTGCCTTCCGCTTTTAGGGGAGGTTGCAGATAATCACAGCCTCCGGGTACTGTCCTTTTCCGATTGAGTTGTATCTTGTAATATCTTGGCAGTCGCATGTCCCCTCACTTTTGccttcttgcttttctttttcttcctcacAGGTGTACCCTCCATTGGTATGCCTTCCGGGTGGATGCGCTCCGATGCTCGCTGCATCTCCAGCCGTAACCTCTCTACTTGTCTCATTGCTCTCGCCATCTCTGCATCATCCTGAACGGTTTCGTCTAGATCTAGTGTGGAACTCGGGCTTCGATCTTCACCCTCTAAGGTAAGGAGCGCAAGGCTACTGGAATCAACTTGGAGGAGAGAACGCTTGCTCTTGTCAATGTTATCCGCAGCTTTCGGCAAAACGGATTCATCCAGTCCAATGGTTTCATCAGCAATGACAAGATGTTTCTTGGGGCGTTGACCTTTGTGGTGTCGAGTTTTGCTGTCCGACAGTGAAGCCACACGTTGGTCTCCGAACGCGTTCAAATCGAGGTTAATTATGGGGATAGAGTCGACATCCAAATTACCGCTGGGTGAAATACTGTGGTCTCTGTCTGACACACCAGAAGGACGATCTTCGGTAACTATATAGAAGGGATCTTCTCTGTTGCGTTCTTGGCGCTCTGATCTCCGCTTAATGGCGGCAGATAGGTCATTTGGTCGACCGTCTGGAACCTGGTATGATGAGTCTGGATGTAGTTCGACCGTAGCAGACCCAATGGGCATGCCATGATGTGTGGATGTGTCTGCGACATAGTAAAACTGTTGATATGGATGCTGGTTGTCGATCTCGGGATTCCAGTCCAATTCGCTGAGAAGTGTTGGGAATTCTTGGTTGAAAGCTTCGTTCAGAGTGAGACCCCCTGGGAAAGGGACCTTTTTCTGAGCACTGACAGCGACTGGATTGAGTTCCAACCCAGAGAACAATCCGGGCATTATGGACGATAATAAAAAAGGCATTGCTTCCGAACCATGGCGCTCCGTCACTAGAGCATCAGCTGCCAAGCGTACCATTTCAAGAAATTCAATGGCTCTTTCCTGCACATCCAGATCAGGATGAACAGCCAGGGATTCCAGGAACTTGATAACTTGCGCAAACAGTAGTGATATCTCGCACACGGTCGCTGTGTTCCAATCTTGGTGTGGGTCATTGGCCACTTGTATGAGTACCTTAGGAACTGCCTGAACGCAGAGAGACAATACCTTAGCTGGAAGTGACATGTTTGAAATGTCGATCAATGACTGGAGCGTTCGACGAGGGTTACAAAGACAGCCTGAATACTCGCCCACTACCCAAGCGAGGGATCCAAGGGCCTGGCTATCGGTGTGAGGTTCAAGGAACAATGCATGTCGGTTATCAACAGAAATCAGAAGTTCTGCCGCTCTTGTGGCCTGAAGTCGGACTCCTTTAACACGGACGGCGACATTGCGTATTTCCAAACAGATCCGGGACATTATATCATCTCCAcgatcgtcttccagcaCCCGAGTAGCTCGCGGAAAACGGAATTGTTTAGTTTGCAGTGGTCggagcttcatcaactcTACTAAAAGGTCGACATACCATTCGAAGTCATACAAGTCCGAATAGTTGTTGAAGGAGCATATGTCAAGTATCCGATGTATCACGTCGATTCTATAGCTCGCAGGCAAAATCATGGATCCTTTTTGATTGTTCAAGTTCTCTGTTGGTGCGGGATGTCCCGACTCAACAGGATCAAACGTCGTAGCATCCCGAAGCTGCTTGAGTAACCGATCGACGACGGACTGGAGTGTGTCGCTTGTGACCATCCTGGCTGCAAGCTCCAAGGCCTGCATTCGTATGGAGACATCGGCATCCTCCAAACAATCCATGATGACATCACAATGGACTGATACTAGCGCAGGATGCGAGAGCAGGATTCGATTGAACGCCAGTAACGCGACATATTTGACTACAATTTATTTTAGCATTCAGACTTACTTTCCACAAAGAAACTTACGGTTTGGGTCGGAATTGGCGACAATCATTCCTCGAAGTTTCCCGACACAGAGACTTGCGACTTCATCTCTCTCTTCAAGTGCTTCGTCGCCATCAAGTATGCCTCCTTGAATGACGCCATTAATACATTCATATAGCAGTGACATGGCGGTCGTCGTTTCAATTATGTTCATCAGCGGCCCAGAGAGTTTCCGAATTAGTCTAGGTTCTAAGGGTGTCAAAGTCGCAAACTAGTCTCGTTAGAAGCATATATCCCGCGAAGAGGGAACACCATACCAGCTTGATTATCTTGATAGCCATCCAATTATTCCCCCCATCGACTAATAATTCGAAAAGCCTCGGGGCAAGTGGAAGGAAATCACGGGGCCTTCTCCAACCAAGCTCACATATGACGTTGATCACGGCCGTAGTTACGCTaccttcctcttcatcgtccatgAGTCGCTCCCTTAGTTTCGGCCATGCAAACTTGAGCGCCTCGGGATAAATCAATGCAAGTCTGTAGAGGCACACAACTGCCTTCTTGCGCACAACCCCGCGCGAGTGAGAAAGCCGAGATAGAACGTCAGGAAGCAATGACATCGCAAGCGAAGGAGTGATAATGTGCGGTAATGTGGTCAGTGGTAAGGACAGGCTCGGAGTACTTGATGATATGAGATCCTATTCCAGTGTCAGAGGAGAAGTTTCATAGAACAGAATTCGGGACTTTAAAGACCTTCTTCAATAGATTCGTTGCCAGCATCAATACGTCAGTATCGGGTCTAAAGCTCTGAACTGCCCCAAGGTAGCCAGCTCTCTTCTGGAGATATCTCGAAGATGACATGACTTCTAGGACATGGAAGGATGCCCATGACATATCATACCCAAACATCTCCAGATAAATTATTTTCAAGAGCGCAGTAGCTTTTTTATCTGGAATATATTAGTGGGCTACTTGC containing:
- a CDS encoding putative AP-3 complex subunit delta encodes the protein MFEKSLYDLIKGLRNHKGAEEEFIQESLRECRTEIKSQDMDKKATALLKIIYLEMFGYDMSWASFHVLEVMSSSRYLQKRAGYLGAVQSFRPDTDVLMLATNLLKKDLISSSTPSLSLPLTTLPHIITPSLAMSLLPDVLSRLSHSRGVVRKKAVVCLYRLALIYPEALKFAWPKLRERLMDDEEEGSVTTAVINVICELGWRRPRDFLPLAPRLFELLVDGGNNWMAIKIIKLFATLTPLEPRLIRKLSGPLMNIIETTTAMSLLYECINGVIQGGILDGDEALEERDEVASLCVGKLRGMIVANSDPNLKYVALLAFNRILLSHPALVSVHCDVIMDCLEDADVSIRMQALELAARMVTSDTLQSVVDRLLKQLRDATTFDPVESGHPAPTENLNNQKGSMILPASYRIDVIHRILDICSFNNYSDLYDFEWYVDLLVELMKLRPLQTKQFRFPRATRVLEDDRGDDIMSRICLEIRNVAVRVKGVRLQATRAAELLISVDNRHALFLEPHTDSQALGSLAWVVGEYSGCLCNPRRTLQSLIDISNMSLPAKVLSLCVQAVPKVLIQVANDPHQDWNTATVCEISLLFAQVIKFLESLAVHPDLDVQERAIEFLEMVRLAADALVTERHGSEAMPFLLSSIMPGLFSGLELNPVAVSAQKKVPFPGGLTLNEAFNQEFPTLLSELDWNPEIDNQHPYQQFYYVADTSTHHGMPIGSATVELHPDSSYQVPDGRPNDLSAAIKRRSERQERNREDPFYIVTEDRPSGVSDRDHSISPSGNLDVDSIPIINLDLNAFGDQRVASLSDSKTRHHKGQRPKKHLVIADETIGLDESVLPKAADNIDKSKRSLLQVDSSSLALLTLEGEDRSPSSTLDLDETVQDDAEMARAMRQVERLRLEMQRASERIHPEGIPMEGTPVRKKKKSKKAKVRGHATAKILQDTTQSEKDSTRRL